A genomic window from Cydia amplana chromosome 3, ilCydAmpl1.1, whole genome shotgun sequence includes:
- the LOC134662504 gene encoding uncharacterized protein LOC134662504 translates to MMGKVLLANIFKNLKMDKNLVDTTKGKKYLAVHKEFRSDPSIGASEQLVVDKFNNIIFCLQRDTIENLYYADQLPLNPDLLTDRCNGLKKLTEEIEKNIDLICELEYLIRSIPVRETKHSIHLILQHLRFSSETELITVEELCLIRNDTPLLAVGCYFQSFKLYEFSYLYATNETAVICHLITKLCQNVGLDCLKLVIGESNVLSTRFIEFTNLFHGFAPEVTGIITEKSDIDSAVDIFLNCERHPFLLSRIFVQESIYKDFKDIIAWKCKSQQNTNISFKSNCTDAFKYENKTFYLDYAGNIEETKNQNDQLVFVEAFRTINELLSLLNKSQKRLCLSIWASGVSEANEMALNVNVPIIWINDYCKFDGPPEVSQAIFDKTYLSGNVSTKKETIQHLSQHQKAWEKKTFMERYEKVIKAFETANQDIANDLKAKIKSYWKCNNFIAVENKTMVMGFKSPIPLISFYWTYELNHNINHPKMVSIWLSFARALINGSAIGYRIIKSRNDDLISDLLKSLSEFGLPITEIKTTDSSNLQHKMIYSYYAECFQTKVIWTSFGTTFAN, encoded by the coding sequence ATGATGGGTAAAGTGCTACTAGCGAACATATTTAAAAACCTCAAAATGGACAAAAATCTTGTTGACACAACGAAGGGAAAAAAGTATTTGGCGGTGCATAAGGAATTTCGTAGTGATCCTAGCATAGGTGCTTCTGAACAACTTGTTGTTGACAAattcaataatataatattttgccTGCAACGGGACACCATTGAAAATCTTTATTATGCGGATCAGCTGCCCCTTAATCCTGATTTATTAACAGATCGatgtaatggattaaaaaaacttacagaagaaatcgaaaaaaatattgatttgaTATGTGAATTGGAATATTTAATTAGAAGCATTCCTGTTCGAGAAACCAAACACAGTATCCATCTTATCTTGCAGCATTTACGGTTTTCGAGTGAAACTGAATTGATCACAGTGGAAGAGCTGTGTTTAATCCGAAATGATACGCCTTTACTGGCTGTGGGTtgttattttcagtcatttAAACTGTACGAATTCTCGTACCTCTACGCAACAAATGAAACCGCTGTAATTTGTCATTTAATTACCAAATTATGTCAAAATGTGGGGTTAGATTGTCTAAAATTAGTAATTGGAGAATCTAATGTTTTATCAACTAGATTCATAGAGTTCACTAATTTATTCCATGGTTTTGCGCCAGAGGTCACCGGAATCATCACGGAAAAATCTGATATAGACTCAGCTGTAGACATTTTTCTTAACTGTGAACGTCATCCATTTCTGCTCTCACGTATATTTGTACAAGAAAGCATATATAAGGATTTTAAGGACATCATTGCTTGGAAATGTAAATCACAACAAAATACCAACATCAGTTTCAAATCAAACTGCACAGATGCTTTCAAATatgaaaacaaaacattttacCTGGATTATGCTGGCAATATTGAAGAAACCAaaaatcaaaacgaccaattgGTATTCGTCGAAGCATTCAGAACAATTAATGAACTGCTTTCTCTCTTAAATAAGTCTCAAAAGCGTCTTTGTTTGTCTATATGGGCAAGCGGAGTATCAGAAGCGAATGAAATGGCACTGAACGTGAACGTACCCATTATCTGGATAAATGATTATTGCAAATTTGATGGACCTCCCGAAGTATCACAGGCCATATTTGATAAAACATACTTAAGTGGTAATGTTTCCACTAAAAAAGAGACTATACAACACTTGTCGCAGCATCAGAAGGCGTGGGAGAAAAAAACTTTCATGGAACGTTATGAAAAAGTTATTAAAGCATTTGAAACGGCTAATCAAGACATAGCAAATGACttaaaagcaaaaataaaatcatactGGAAGTGCAATAACTTCATTGCAGTGGAAAATAAAACTATGGTAATGGGATTTAAATCTCCTATCCCTTTGATAAGCTTTTATTGGACCTATGAATTAAACCATAATATCAACCATCCTAAAATGGTATCTATATGGCTAAGTTTTGCCAGGGCACTTATAAATGGAAGTGCTATAGGTTATCGCATTATAAAGAGCAGGAATGACGACTTAATATCAGATTTACTTAAATCTTTGTCAGAATTTGGTCTTCCAATAACTGAAATAAAAACCACGGATTCCTCAAATTTACAACATAAGATGATATATAGTTATTATGCTGAATGTTTTCAAACCAAGGTTATCTGGACCAGCTTCGGGACCACTTTTGCAAACTAA